The following are encoded together in the Methanosarcina flavescens genome:
- a CDS encoding LL-diaminopimelate aminotransferase, with product MYSDRINALPPYLFAAIDEARDELIARGVDVIDLGVGDPDMPTHPHIVEAMREAVCDPKTHQYPSYAGMENFRKAAADWCKKYKGIELDPATEVLSLIGSKEAVAHIPLAFVNPGDVVLYTDPGYPVYKIGALFAGGEPYPLPLTAENDFLPDLDSIPEDVLKKAKLFFFNYPNNPTAATADMQFFEKVVAFCKKHDIIAVHDNAYCQMTYDGYEAPSFLAADGAIDIGMELYSHSKTYNMTGWRLGFAVGNKDLIKGLDKVKSNVDSGVFDAIQIAGIAALCSSQACVEESNKIYQERRDALIEGLTAMGLEVKPPKATFYIWAPVPKGFTSMSFAKLLLEEAGIVATPGVGFGDTGEGYIRFALTKPVERIKEAVERMKTLQF from the coding sequence ATGTACTCTGACCGAATCAATGCATTACCCCCATACCTTTTTGCGGCTATAGACGAGGCTAGGGACGAATTAATTGCCAGGGGAGTTGACGTGATCGACCTTGGCGTGGGAGACCCTGACATGCCGACGCATCCGCATATTGTAGAGGCTATGCGGGAGGCTGTTTGTGATCCGAAAACGCACCAGTATCCTTCTTATGCCGGGATGGAGAATTTCAGGAAAGCGGCAGCGGACTGGTGTAAGAAATATAAAGGAATTGAGCTCGACCCTGCCACAGAAGTGCTTTCCCTGATTGGATCAAAGGAAGCGGTTGCACATATTCCGCTCGCTTTTGTCAATCCGGGGGATGTTGTACTTTATACCGATCCGGGGTATCCGGTTTACAAAATAGGGGCGCTTTTTGCCGGCGGAGAACCGTATCCATTGCCGCTGACTGCCGAGAATGATTTCCTGCCTGACTTGGACTCGATCCCGGAGGACGTCCTTAAAAAGGCAAAGCTGTTCTTCTTTAATTATCCAAACAACCCGACGGCTGCAACTGCGGACATGCAGTTCTTTGAAAAGGTCGTTGCGTTCTGTAAAAAGCACGACATTATTGCCGTGCACGACAATGCTTACTGCCAGATGACTTATGATGGGTACGAAGCCCCCTCTTTCCTTGCTGCCGACGGGGCAATAGATATTGGTATGGAACTCTATTCGCATTCCAAAACCTATAATATGACAGGCTGGAGGCTCGGGTTTGCGGTTGGAAATAAGGATCTTATAAAGGGGCTCGATAAGGTCAAATCTAATGTGGATTCAGGCGTCTTTGATGCCATTCAGATAGCAGGCATTGCAGCTCTGTGCTCCTCCCAGGCCTGTGTTGAAGAATCAAACAAAATCTATCAGGAAAGGCGTGATGCTCTTATCGAAGGGCTCACAGCTATGGGGCTTGAAGTAAAGCCGCCAAAAGCCACTTTCTACATATGGGCACCTGTCCCGAAGGGCTTTACCTCAATGAGCTTTGCTAAACTCCTTCTCGAAGAAGCCGGAATCGTTGCAACCCCTGGAGTCGGGTTTGGAGACACCGGCGAAGGCTACATCAGGTTTGCCCTTACAAAACCAGTCGAGAGGATTAAAGAAGCTGTCGAAAGGATGAAAACGCTGCAGTTCTAA
- a CDS encoding right-handed parallel beta-helix repeat-containing protein → MRNILSFLMTFFIVATISCAEAVTITVDDDIEGANYKSIQDAVDNATNGDTVLVYPGNYTENVYVNKELTITSLSENPVDTIIHAANSEDNVFNIIADNVTISGFGISGAGTDQYGDDKAGIYFEGVNNSVIKNNNFSSNGYGISLLDSYNNTLTDNSAYMSTIGGIFLWNSSKNKVDNNLINAIKHQGIFIYTFSNNNEISNNTVNYSRSGIDLVYCENNTIVNNTISNTFSGILLIESNCSSLINNVVKLNDWSGIDLEYSAENTLYNNTASFNNNNGIYLVESSDNRLDHNNASNNMGYGININNSSRNNILTGNIANSNGKENIHVVDPENNTINGSANSPAQELPFRGFVLAIIAITTIALIFRKRGYK, encoded by the coding sequence ATGAGGAATATACTTTCTTTTTTAATGACATTTTTTATAGTGGCAACGATTTCATGCGCTGAAGCGGTTACAATCACAGTAGATGACGATATTGAGGGAGCAAATTATAAAAGCATACAGGATGCTGTTGACAATGCAACTAATGGTGATACAGTTCTCGTTTATCCAGGCAATTATACGGAAAATGTATATGTAAATAAAGAATTAACAATTACTTCTCTCTCTGAAAATCCGGTTGATACTATTATTCATGCCGCTAACTCTGAAGATAACGTATTCAATATTATAGCAGATAACGTGACCATTAGCGGCTTTGGAATAAGCGGTGCTGGAACAGACCAGTATGGAGATGATAAAGCCGGAATTTATTTTGAGGGTGTAAACAACAGTGTCATAAAAAATAATAATTTCTCTTCAAACGGTTATGGCATTTCTTTACTTGACTCATACAACAATACACTTACCGATAATAGTGCGTACATGAGTACCATTGGTGGGATTTTCCTTTGGAACTCCAGCAAAAATAAGGTGGATAATAACCTCATAAATGCGATCAAACATCAAGGTATATTTATATACACATTCAGTAATAATAATGAAATAAGCAATAATACTGTCAATTATTCCAGATCTGGAATTGATTTGGTTTATTGTGAAAACAACACAATCGTAAATAATACCATATCAAACACTTTTTCAGGAATTTTACTTATCGAATCAAACTGCAGTTCTCTGATTAACAACGTTGTAAAATTAAATGACTGGAGTGGTATAGATCTTGAGTATAGTGCAGAAAACACACTATACAATAATACTGCAAGTTTTAACAATAATAACGGGATATATTTAGTCGAATCGAGTGATAATAGGTTGGATCACAATAATGCATCAAATAATATGGGATATGGCATAAACATTAATAACTCAAGCAGGAACAATATATTAACTGGTAACATTGCAAATTCAAATGGTAAAGAAAATATACATGTTGTTGATCCAGAGAATAATACAATAAACGGTTCAGCAAACAGTCCAGCTCAAGAATTGCCGTTTAGAGGTTTTGTGCTAGCAATTATTGCAATTACAACTATAGCTTTAATATTTAGAAAAAGAGGATATAAGTAA
- a CDS encoding MBL fold metallo-hydrolase codes for MELTFKGGCREVGRSGFLVNGEVLLDYGIKAGDIPEYPLNGMEPKVVLVSHGHLDHCGAVPNLMYQNPDVFMTPPTAEFTFLLGRDTLKLAENTLSGVSPFDPDDLQKLGRRTQKVDYNKPFKSHGYRICFYNAGHIPGASGIFLESEAGESLFYTGDFNLQETRLVPGAAEFPEADTLILESTYYGEEHVPRKETEARFIESVLDTVDRGGTALIPAFAIGRTQEILMLLDAHGIHAYVDGMGRDVYKILKKYPEYLKDPGRLDRAFRRATPVNDQHRDSILKEPSVIVTTAGMLNGGPVLYYLSRLYKDPRSKVLLTGYQVEGTNGRLALEHGFIETTSDILTLKPRVEKYDFSAHSGDSELKKVVKDFCKKGTERVFVMHGDRTEIFAEWILEEIGVDAYAPANGHTFSF; via the coding sequence CTGGAGCTTACTTTTAAAGGCGGATGCAGGGAAGTCGGACGTTCGGGTTTTCTTGTGAATGGGGAGGTTCTGCTCGATTACGGGATAAAGGCAGGAGATATCCCGGAATATCCTCTCAACGGCATGGAACCGAAGGTTGTGCTTGTGTCACACGGGCACCTTGACCACTGTGGGGCTGTGCCCAACCTGATGTACCAGAATCCCGATGTTTTCATGACCCCGCCGACGGCAGAATTTACTTTTCTTCTCGGCAGGGATACCCTGAAGCTTGCAGAGAACACGCTGTCAGGAGTATCCCCTTTTGATCCGGATGACCTCCAGAAGCTTGGCAGGCGGACACAAAAAGTAGACTATAACAAGCCTTTCAAAAGCCACGGATACAGGATTTGCTTTTACAATGCAGGACACATCCCTGGGGCATCCGGCATCTTCCTGGAATCCGAAGCTGGAGAGAGCCTGTTTTATACCGGGGATTTCAACCTTCAGGAAACAAGGCTAGTGCCCGGGGCGGCTGAGTTTCCCGAAGCTGATACGCTTATTCTTGAGAGCACGTATTACGGGGAGGAACATGTCCCGAGAAAGGAGACCGAAGCAAGATTTATAGAATCGGTACTGGATACTGTGGACAGGGGAGGTACTGCTCTTATTCCTGCTTTTGCAATAGGCAGGACACAGGAAATACTTATGCTGCTTGATGCCCACGGAATTCATGCGTATGTGGATGGCATGGGCAGGGATGTGTACAAGATCCTTAAAAAGTACCCCGAATATCTGAAAGATCCGGGGCGGCTTGACAGGGCATTCAGACGTGCTACTCCCGTAAATGACCAGCATCGGGACTCGATCCTTAAAGAACCCTCAGTCATTGTTACCACGGCTGGGATGCTGAATGGCGGCCCGGTACTGTATTACCTGAGCCGGCTTTACAAAGATCCCAGATCAAAAGTCTTGCTTACAGGCTACCAGGTTGAGGGCACAAACGGCAGGCTGGCTCTTGAGCACGGGTTTATCGAGACCACATCAGATATTCTTACTCTGAAGCCCAGGGTAGAAAAGTATGACTTTTCCGCCCACAGCGGAGACAGCGAGCTCAAAAAGGTTGTGAAGGATTTTTGCAAAAAAGGCACTGAGAGAGTCTTTGTAATGCATGGGGATAGAACCGAAATTTTTGCAGAATGGATTCTGGAAGAAATCGGTGTGGATGCGTATGCACCTGCAAACGGACATACTTTTAGCTTTTAA
- a CDS encoding ferredoxin domain-containing protein has translation MILNPESEVLEELAKSILLAARTAPKAKGIDDIVTALVEKEDIEGLASEMERLADEKGSSFTFLKRDAANLRDARAAILIGVKTSGAAGLDCGACGFKTCAEMLDRQKVEVEFRGPNCMLKYVDLGIAIGAAAAKAKDLCIDNRVMYSIGAAARTACLMDADVVFGIPLSITGKNIFFDRK, from the coding sequence ATGATTCTCAATCCTGAATCCGAAGTGCTTGAAGAACTTGCAAAGAGCATCCTCCTGGCTGCACGGACTGCCCCCAAAGCCAAAGGAATAGACGATATTGTAACTGCCCTGGTTGAGAAAGAAGACATTGAAGGGCTTGCCTCGGAAATGGAAAGGCTGGCAGATGAAAAAGGGTCAAGCTTTACTTTTCTGAAAAGAGATGCTGCAAATCTTCGAGATGCTAGGGCTGCAATTCTCATAGGGGTTAAAACCAGTGGTGCTGCAGGCCTGGATTGCGGAGCCTGTGGGTTTAAAACCTGTGCCGAGATGCTGGACCGGCAGAAAGTAGAAGTGGAGTTCAGGGGCCCTAACTGCATGCTCAAATATGTGGACCTTGGAATTGCAATCGGCGCAGCAGCTGCAAAAGCTAAAGACCTCTGTATCGACAACAGGGTTATGTATTCGATTGGCGCAGCTGCAAGGACAGCGTGCTTGATGGATGCAGATGTCGTTTTTGGAATTCCGCTCAGTATAACCGGGAAAAATATATTTTTTGATAGAAAATGA